The genomic stretch ATATGCTGCGTGATGCCACCGGCTTCGCCCTTCACGACATTGGCGCCGCGAAGCGCGTCGAGCAGGCTGGTCTTGCCGTGGTCGACATGGCCCATGATGGTGACGACCGGCGGACGCGGCTTCAGCGTTTCTTCCGGATCCACATCCTCTTCGGCCTGGATGTCCACATCGGCTTCGGAGACCTTCTCGATATTGTGACCGAACTGCTCGACCAGCAGCTCCGCCGTATCCTGATCGATCGTCTGGTTGACGGTGACCATCATGTCGAGATTGAAGAGCTCCTTCACCAGGTCGGCGCCCTTTTCGCCCATGCGCTTGGCGAGTTCGCCGACGGTGATCGCCTCGGGGACGATCACGTCGCGGACCTGCTTCTCGCGCGGCTTGTTGGAGCCGCCGCCCTGCATGCGGCGCTCCTTTTCGCGCGCACGCTTGAGCGCGGCGAGGCTGCGGGCGCGGCGGCCCTCGTCCTCGTTGAGCGCCTTCTTGACGGTGAGCTTGCCGGAGCGACGCTTGTCGGGCGTTTCCGCACCGCGCGCAGGCTTGTCGTCCTTCTTCTTGCGCTCGGGCTTCTTGATTTCCGGACGCTTGACGGGCGTGAACTTGCGCGGCGCAGGCGCGGGCGTGCCGTCCTCGGCAGGTGCTGCCTCTTGCTCGGCGGGCGCTTCCTCGGCCGGCGCGTCCTTCGGTGCCTTGGCCTGTTCCTTTGCCTTTTTCGCGGCTTCGGCCTCGGCCTTCTTGTTGTCTTCGGCGCGCTGCTTTTCTTCCTCGGCTGCCTGCTTGGCTTCCTGGTCTTCGCGCTTGCGGGCCTCTTCGGCCAGACGCAGGCGCTCTTCCTCGGCCTCGCGCTGGAGGCGCGCGACGCGTTCCTGCGGCGTTTCTCCGGCCGGGGCCTTCTTGGCCGCAGGCTTCTTCGCTGCCGGTGCCGAGGCAGGTGCGGGAGCCGGTGCGGGCGCAGGCGCAGGGGCGGGAGCCGCCTCGGGCGCCGGGGTTTCGCCCGGTTTCACGAGCTTGCGGCGGCGCTTGACCTCGACCGCCACCTTGTTGGTGCGGCCGTGGCTGAAGGTCTGCTTGACCTCGCCCGGTTGCGCACCCTTCAGGGTCAGCGGTTTACGGGCCGGTTTCTTGTCGTCGTCGCTCATTCTTGCTCGTTTCTCTTCGATCTAATCGTTCAGTTCGTCATCTGGCGTGCGCGGCCCGGTCAGGCCTCGGCGCGCCCGTATTCGGCGGGCACATCGTGCCCCATGTAAAGCATGAGGCGCACCAGGGGCTTGAGCACTCGCGCGGCCGCAGCATCATCGGCCAGCGCCAGATGGACGACATTGTCGCGGCCCAATGCCACAGACAATGCGTCGCGGTCCAGTGGCAGGATCAGCCCCCGCTCCCCCGAGCCCTCCATGTCGCGCCCGACGCGCCAGGCCTGGTCCAGCTTCTTACGCCCGTCCTCGCTCGCGTCGCTGGCATGGCACAACAGCGCCACGCCCCCTGCCCGCGCCGTTTCGGCAATGCGCTGGGTGCCCAACATAAGGTGTCCGACGCGCATTTCGAGGCCCAGCCGGTCGAGCACGACGCGGGTCAGCGCATCTTCGACCATTTGCGGCAGCTCTTCGGGGATCTCGAGGTCGCCGGTCTTGAAGGCGCGGGACAGGCCGGCCTTCAGCTTGCCATTACCTTGCGCGGTTTCGATCGCCGCGCGTTCGCTGCACACCCAGGCCCCGCGCCCCGGCGCCTTTTCCTGCGCATCGGGCAGGACGAGGCCGGACGGCGAGACAGCCAGCCGCAGCAGGGTAGCGCGCGGCTGGGTCTCGCCGGTCAGGATGCAGCGGCGTTCCGGGCAGGTCTTACCGGGCTCGGAAGCGTTCCGTGCCTTGGGCGGGTCGGCGATGTCGGACGTCAGGCGCTCATTGGGTGGAGTCCGCATCGGCGGCCTCCTGGGTTGCGGCGTCTCCGGCGGGAGCCTCTGCAGGTTCCTCATCCTCGAACCAGTGCGCACGGGCGGCCATGATGATCTCGTTGCCCTGCTCTTCGTTCAGGCCGTACTCGCCCAGCACGCCGCCCTTGTCCTGCTCGCGCTGCGGACGGTCGCGACGCATCGGCGGGCCATCGGCATTATTGCGGCGACGCGGAGCTTCGCGCTTCTTCTGGATGAGTTCGTCCGTGGCGAGATCGGCCAGGTCGTCGAGCGTTTTGATGCCCGCCTTGCCCAGCGTGACCAGCATGGCCTCGGTCAGGTGCGGCAGCTCGGCAAGATCGTCCTCCACGCCCAGCTCGCGGCGCGTTTCGCGGTGCGCCGCTTCCTGGCGCTCGATCGCTTCCTGCGCGCGGCTCTGGAGCTCCTCGGCGAGGTCTTCGTCGAAGCCTTCGATCGAAGCGAGTTCCTCGAGTTCCACGTAAGCGACTTCTTCGAGCTCGACGAAGCCCTCGGCGACGAGCAGCTGCGAGAGCGTTTCGTCGACGTCGAGTTCTTCCTCGAACATCTTGGAGCGCTCGGCGAATTCCTTGCTGCGCTTTTCCGAGGCTTCTTCCTCGGTCATGATGTCGATCTGGTTACCGGTCAGCTGGCTGGCGAGGCGCACGTTCTGGCCGCGGCGACCGATGGCGAGGCTGAGCTGGTCATCGGGCACGACGACCTCGATGCGGCCCTCTTCCTCGTCCAGCACCACGCGGCTGACGGTGGCCGGCTGCAGCGCGTTCACGATGAAGGTCGCGCCGTCTTCCGACCAGGGAATGATGTCGATCTTCTCGCCCTGCAGTTCCTGCACGACAGCCTGGACGCGGCTACCCTTCATGCCGACGCAGGCGCCGACCGGGTCGATGCTGCTGTCGTGGCTGATGACGCCGATCTTCGCGCGGCTGCCCGGGTCGCGGGCGGCGGCCTTTATCTCGATGATGCCGTCGTAGATTTCGGGCACTTCCTGCGCGAACAGCTTGCGCATGAAATCGGGATGCGCGCGGCTGAGGAAGATCTGCGGACCGCGATTATTCCGCTCCACCTTGGTGATGAGCGCGCGGACACGTTCGCCGACGCGGGCGGCTTCGCGCGGGATCTGCTGGTCGCGGCGGATGACGCCCTCGGCGCGGCCGAGGTTCACGATGACGTGGCCGAATTCGACCGACTTGATCACGCCAGTGATGACTTCGCCGGCGCGATCCTTGAATTCCTCGTACTGGCGCTCACGCTCGGCATCGCGGACCTTCTGGAAGATCACCTGCTTGGCCGACTGCGCGTCGATGCGGCCGAGATCGACCGGCGGCAGCGGATCGACGATGAAGTCGCCGATTTTGGCATCGTCCTGCAGCTTCTGCGCGGCCTTCAGGTCGACCTGCTTGAAGTAATCCTCGACCTCTTCGACCACCTCGACGACGCGCCACAGGCGCAGATCGCCGGTCTGCGGATCGAGCTTGGCGCGAATGTCGTTTTCCGCGCCATAACGGTTGCGGGCGGACTTCTGGATCGCCTCTTCCATCGCTTCGATAACGATGGCCTTGTCGATCATCTTTTCCGATGCGACCGCATTGGCGATCGCGAGGAGTTCAGCCTTGTTGGCGGAAATGGCACTGGCCATCAGTCGTCTGCCTTTTCTTCTTCAGTTTCGACGATTTCGTCGGCACCGCTCGTATCGAGCGGCTGGGTGGCGGCAATCAGTTCGTCGGTCAAGACGAGCTTCGCCGAATGAATGAGATTGCGGGGGAAGCTGACCTCGCCCGCCTTGTGGTCCTCGATGACGACCATGTCGCCATCCAGTCCCTTGAGCTCGCCCTTGAGGTTGCGATGCCCGTGGACCTTCTCGGTCAGCGAGACCTTCGCCTCGTGCCCTGCCCAATTCGCAAAATCCTTCGCGCGGGTCAGCGGACGGTCGATGCCCGGGCTGGAGACTTCGAGATGGTAGGCCCCTGGAACGAGGACCGTGCCCTCTTCCTCGAGCGCATCGAGCCGGTCGGAGACGCGGCGCGACAGGGCGGCACATTGTTCGATCACCAGTTGGCCGGTCTTTGGGTCTTCCGCCATGATCTGCAGCGCCTGCCCGCCGTCTCCGGCTTCGGACGGCATCATCTTCACGCGCACGAGCTCGAAGCCCAGGGCCTCGGCCTCGGGTTCGATAACTTCGGTCAGTCGCGCGATATCTGCCATCTGGTCTCCGGTACGATAGACATTGCGGCAACGGCGGTTGGTGCCGGCCCCTCGCGGCGCCAGCCCTTCAGTGTCGCGACAATGTCGGGATGACGGCCATTTAGGTCGTCGGATACCGAAAAGCAATATGAGTCTTTGCCGAGCGCTAGAATTGCTCGGGCGTAGGCGCGGCCCCCGTGGCCTAGCAGTAGCGATCCACCTGGCGCTGCAACTCGTCGATCCGGGCAGAATCAACTTCCGTCGTGCCGTTTGCGACCGCCCGATCCCACAACTCCTGCGACAGGCGCGAGTATTCCGCACACTGCATGGCATCAACTTCAGCCTTTTTCTCTGCCATGTGCTCGTTGATCGACTGCCCGCCGAGAGCATCCATTTCCTGGTTCATATAAGCGTTCGCATTGCGCGGCGCAGACACCGAATATGCCACCCAGCCAGCGATGACGGCAGTTCCGACCAGCGAAAGTCCGGCTTTTACGATGTCCATGAGCAATACCCCTCAGTAAAGTTGAGGTATTACAATACGCGCCGGTAAAAAATCCGCTAATCGGCTTCCTGCATCAGGCCATGCTTCTTTATGCAGTGCCTCAGCTGGTCGTAGCTTAGCCCCAGCGCCTTTGCCGTCTGTCGCTGGTTCCAGCGGTGCTTGCCGAGAGCGTGTTCCACGATGGCCCTCTCGTGATCGTCAACCGCGGTGCGCAAGTCGTCGATATGTTCGAAATCCGGACCGGCACCGTGTGGCGCGGTTGCTCCGGCAGCGGCGGGGGCGGCCTGGGGCGGGCGCTTTACGGGCGAAACCGGCTTCCACGGGCTGTCGAAGGGATCGAACTGCGCATGGCCGATCGGTTCGTTCCAGTCGTCCCAGCGATAGACGGCGCGTTCCACCACATTGCGCAGCTCGCGCACATTGCCCGGCCAGTCGTGCGCTACCATCTGCTCGGTCACATGCGGAGCGAAGCTCGGCCAGCCTTCCCAGCCCAGCTCTGCGGCCATGCGGCGGCCGAAGTAATCCGCCAGCACCTCGACATCGCCCTCGCGCACGCGGAGCGGCGGCAAGGTTATGACCTCGAAGCTCAGCCGGTCGAGCAAGTCGGCCCGGAATTCGCCGCGGGCGGCCTTTTCGGGCAGGTCTTCATTGGTCGCCGCGACGATCCTGACGTCCACGCGAACGGGTCGGCTGGAGCCGATGCGCGTGACTTCGCCATATTCGACGGCGCGCAACAGGCGTTCCTGCGCCCCCATCGACAGCGTGCCCAGTTCGTCGAGAAACAGCGTGCCTTTGTCGGCTTCTTCGAACCGGCCGACGCGTTGCTTGGTAGCGCCGGTGAAGGCTCCCGCCTCGTGCCCGAACAGCTCAGCCTCGATGAGCGTTTCCGGCAAGGCGGCGCAGTTCATGGTGACGAGCGGTTCGTCCCAGCGGGTGGAGAGGCGGTGCAGACGCTCTGCGATCAATTCCTTGCCCGTACCGCGCTCGCCGATGACGAGCACCGGCCGGCGCATTGGGGCCGCGCGGCTGGCACGCTCCACCGCGTCGAGGAAGGCGCCGGACTGGCCGATGAACTGGTTTTCCCGCTCCATGACCAAGATATAGGAAAATACACCAAGGCTTGGCAATTAAAACCAACACGATGCTCGCATAACGGTGAAAACTTCCAGCTTTCCAGCCGCTTTCGAGTTTTGGCACGGCCCTTGCTGAACATATCACAACAGCAATTTCGGTCCCGGATCAGCCGGACGACCCCAAGGGAGGCACACCGCCATGTACGATCGCAGCTTCTTCCGCACCCAACTGGGCCAGGCAGCGCTCGCCAGCATCGTCGCCATGTCGGCATTCGTAATGCTAAGCTCGCATATCACGGTCACGACGCCGGTCGCGGCAATCGCAACCTACGAGCAGGTCGAGATCGCATGACTCTGCCGCCCGACCACGACCCCCTTGGCCCGGAGCGCAACTCCCCCGACAGTCCCCAAGACGCTCCGGGCCGCCCCCGCACGAATTTGTCGCGGCTCGAGGAAGAGGTAGAACGGCTGCGCCGCTCGCCCACCCCGACTCGCGAAGGCGGACGCGCCAAGGATTCCGGGTTCGGATCGGACTTTTTTTCTACTGGAGCACCATTGATGGGCATTTTCAGCCGCACCCGCGATATCATCGCCGCCAATTTCAACGACATGCTGGACAAGGCCGACGACCCCCAGAAGATGATCCGCATGATCATCCTCGAGATGGAGGAAACGTTGGTCGAAGTCCGCGCAAGTGCCGCGCGCACCATCGCCGACCAGAAGGAAATGCATCGCCACACGGTCAAGCTGGACAAGCTCCAGGCCGACTGGGGCGAGAAGGCACAGCTGGCGCTGTCGAAGGATCGCGAAGATCTCGCCCGCGCCGCTCTGGTAGAGCGCAAGAAGGCATCGGACATGTCCGACCAGCTGAAGCAGGAAATCTCGGTGCTCGACGATGCCCTGCGGGCCTATGAGCAGGACATCCAGAAGTTGCAGAACCGCCTGCGCGAAGCGCGCAGCCGCCAGACCGCCATCGCGGCCCGGCTGGAAAGCGCGGAGAACCGCGTCAAGCTCCGCAGCCTGATGACCAACGAGCGGGTGGACGATGCGCTGAGCCGCTTCGACCAGCTCGAACGCCGGGTCGATTACGCCGAGGGGCGTGCCGATGCACTTCAGATTGCCGATGGCAAGAACAGCCCGAATCTCGCGGACGAAATCGCCGCGCTGGAAGGGGCCGATGCCATCGACGACGAACTCGAACAGATGAAAAAGGCGCTGGGTAAAGGCAGCGCACCCAAGGAGGACTGATCCGTGGAAGAAGTACTTTTTATCGCCGCGCTATTCATCGCACTCCCGTGGATCGTCCTTCACTACATCACGAAGTGGAAGACCTCCGCCACCATCACCACCGACGACGAAGCCCTGCTGGAGGAACTCTACAACCTCGCCAAGCGGCTCGACGACCGGATGGACACGGTCGAGCGCCTGGTCGCGTCCGACAATCCCGACTTCAAGCCGGCCCGCCTCGTCCATGACAGCGAAGTCGACAACCAGCAGCTGCGCGAACTCGAACAGCTGATGGCAGAGAAAAAAGGAGCATCCCAGTGAACAGCCCCCGCACCACCCTCTATCGCGACAAGCAGAATGCGAAGTTCATGGGCGTGCTCTCGGGCATCGCCGACTACACCGGGGTCAATGCCCTGTGGGTCCGGCTGGGCTTCCTGATCCTGGCCATCAGCATGGGCTGGCCGATCCTCGCCTATTTCGCCGCCGGCATTTTGCTGAACAAGAAGCCGCCGCATCTCTACACCGATCAGGACGAGAGCAAATACTGGCAGCGCGTCCGCCAGAACCCGAAGCGCACGGCGCGCGAAATCCGCGCCAAGATGAAGGATGTCGATCGCCGCCTGGCCGAAGTCGAAACCTTCTACGTCAGCAGCAATCCGCGCCTGAACGCCGAAATCGAACGGCTTCGGTAAGCACCAGACAAAAGGGGAAGATTTATGGAAGGCATTCTCGCACTCATGATCCCGCTGGCGCCCTTCATCATGGTCGTCGCCATCGTGTGGATCGCCAACCAGCGCAAGCTGGAGGAGAAGCGCCTCAACGCCACCGCATCGCGAAGCGCCGAGGAAGCCGCCCGCCACGCGACCCAGGTCGCCGAACTGGAGCAGCGCGTCCAGGTGCTGGAGCGGATCGTGACCGACAAGGGCTATGACGTCGCCGCCCAGATCGAGGCACTGCGCGACACCAAAAGCCATGAAGAAGGCACGGGCGTCCCGCTCGACATCAAGCGACAGGAGAAGGCGTGATGGATTGGGGTGGACCGACCTTCGTCGTCCTGCTGGTCGCAATCAGTACGGTGGGATGGCTCGTCAACAACTGGATCCGCGCCAAGCATGGCTATTCGCTCGAAGACGAATGGGGCGGCAAGACCGAGCGCGGCGATACCGTCGAAACGAAAGCGCTCAAGGCAGAGAACCGCCAGCTTCACGACAAGCTCGACGCCATGCAGGACCGCATGATCGTGCTGGAGAAGATCGTCACCGACCGCGGCTACTCGCTCCATGACGAGATCGAGGCCTTGCGCGACCGCGACGAAGACAATGGCGTGCCGCTGTCGCTGAAGAAAGGGGAGAAAGCATAATGGAATTCCTTAGCGAAACGGCGATCATCGTCGGCGTTGCGATCATGACCGGTGGCTGGATCGTGAACAGCTGGATGCGCATGAAGATGGGCTACCCGCTGGAGAACAGCTGGGGCAAGGCGATCTATCCGAAGAACGACCAGGCGGTCGAACGGGTCAAGCTGCTCACGCAGGAGAACGCCGAACTACGCGCCGAGCTCGGCTCGATGAAGGACCGGATGGCGAATGTCGAACGCATCGTTACCGATAGCGGCTACCACCTGACCAGCGAGATCGAACAGCTGCGCGACAAGCGGGAGGCCAATTGATGGACCCCGACCTGCTCCTCATCTTCGGCTTCATTCTGGTCGTGCTGTCGATCGTCTTTCCCTTCGCTTATGTCATGAACAAGCGCGAGCACGATCACAAGGAGCGCAAGCTGGAGCTGCAGGCGCGCGCCGAAGAAGCGAAAGCGCAGCAGGCCCGCTTCCAGAACGGCGATTACAGCAGGATGGAAGAACGCGTCCGTGTGCTCGAACGCATCGCCACCGACAGCAATCATGCGCTCGCTTCCCAGATCGATGAACTGCGCACGCTCGACCGGATCGAGACCGGCAATCGGGAGATGAACGAATGACCTGGCCGCTTGCAGTTGTCATCATCGTCATGATGGTGGTCGTGGGTAAGGTCATGGCCGCAAAGTACCGGGCGCAGGGCGGGATCATTACCGACCGCAAAGGCAACCAGCACTGGATCGGTCCCGGCGCAAGCTCGGTCGACACCGAAGACAAGGTGCAGACGAAGCGCGAGGTCGAGGACCTGCGCGAGCGCATCAAGGTGCTCGAGCGGATCGCCACCGAAGGCAACTCGCTCGACGCCGCCGAAACCAAGAGAATTTCCGCCGAGATCGAAGCGCTGCGCGACAAGCAGGCCGACTGAGGCGGCAGGATCAACACCGGTTCAAGGAGGACATGAGGGAACAATGTTCGAACCATCCATCATCATCGCCAGCGCGAGCCTGCTCGGCCTGGTCATCGTCGCCACCGCAATGCTGCGCGGCTGGCACGGCTGGCTTGAGCTGAAGCGCCGCGAACTCGAACAGGACGCCGCGCCGCGCCAGGACGGTTCGCCCATGGGCGCCGCCCGGATCGAGATCGCCGACCTGAAGGAGCGCATCCGCAAGCTGGAAGCGATCGCCAGCGGCGTGGACTTGTGAACCTATCGCCGACCCGTTCGTCTTAGACTTGCCGCCTGCTGCTTTCCCGCTTAGCGGCGCGCGTGAATCGGGACAGGGCCCGGCGAACGGAGATACGGTGCGAAACCTCGACGATATTGCAGAAGAATACGAGTTTCTCGAAGGGGACGAACGCTATCGCCTGCTGATCGAGCTGGGCCGCGAGCTGGAGCCGATGCCCGATGCGCTTAAGACGGACGCGACGCTGGTGCGCGGCTGTTCGGCGGCGGTCTGGGTCTATCCAACGGGCGAAGCCGACAAGCTCCGTTTCCTCGCCGACAGCAATGCCGCCATCACCAAGGGTATCGTCGCGCTCGTCATCAGCGCCGTGCAGGACAAGCCGGCCGAAGAGGTCGCGCAAATGGACGTCACGGCCGCGCTCGAGCCGTTCGACCTCAAGAACCAACTGTCCAGCAATCGCACCCAGGGGGTGCCGAACATGATCTCGCTGGTGAAGGAACATGCGGCGCGGATCGCGGCGGGATGAAATGAAACGCCCGATCTATCGTGGGCTCGGCCTGCTGAGCGT from Qipengyuania profundimaris encodes the following:
- a CDS encoding DUF448 domain-containing protein, which codes for MRTPPNERLTSDIADPPKARNASEPGKTCPERRCILTGETQPRATLLRLAVSPSGLVLPDAQEKAPGRGAWVCSERAAIETAQGNGKLKAGLSRAFKTGDLEIPEELPQMVEDALTRVVLDRLGLEMRVGHLMLGTQRIAETARAGGVALLCHASDASEDGRKKLDQAWRVGRDMEGSGERGLILPLDRDALSVALGRDNVVHLALADDAAAARVLKPLVRLMLYMGHDVPAEYGRAEA
- the nusA gene encoding transcription termination factor NusA; protein product: MASAISANKAELLAIANAVASEKMIDKAIVIEAMEEAIQKSARNRYGAENDIRAKLDPQTGDLRLWRVVEVVEEVEDYFKQVDLKAAQKLQDDAKIGDFIVDPLPPVDLGRIDAQSAKQVIFQKVRDAERERQYEEFKDRAGEVITGVIKSVEFGHVIVNLGRAEGVIRRDQQIPREAARVGERVRALITKVERNNRGPQIFLSRAHPDFMRKLFAQEVPEIYDGIIEIKAAARDPGSRAKIGVISHDSSIDPVGACVGMKGSRVQAVVQELQGEKIDIIPWSEDGATFIVNALQPATVSRVVLDEEEGRIEVVVPDDQLSLAIGRRGQNVRLASQLTGNQIDIMTEEEASEKRSKEFAERSKMFEEELDVDETLSQLLVAEGFVELEEVAYVELEELASIEGFDEDLAEELQSRAQEAIERQEAAHRETRRELGVEDDLAELPHLTEAMLVTLGKAGIKTLDDLADLATDELIQKKREAPRRRNNADGPPMRRDRPQREQDKGGVLGEYGLNEEQGNEIIMAARAHWFEDEEPAEAPAGDAATQEAADADSTQ
- the rimP gene encoding ribosome maturation protein RimP — its product is MADIARLTEVIEPEAEALGFELVRVKMMPSEAGDGGQALQIMAEDPKTGQLVIEQCAALSRRVSDRLDALEEEGTVLVPGAYHLEVSSPGIDRPLTRAKDFANWAGHEAKVSLTEKVHGHRNLKGELKGLDGDMVVIEDHKAGEVSFPRNLIHSAKLVLTDELIAATQPLDTSGADEIVETEEEKADD
- the pspF gene encoding phage shock protein operon transcriptional activator, with the translated sequence MERENQFIGQSGAFLDAVERASRAAPMRRPVLVIGERGTGKELIAERLHRLSTRWDEPLVTMNCAALPETLIEAELFGHEAGAFTGATKQRVGRFEEADKGTLFLDELGTLSMGAQERLLRAVEYGEVTRIGSSRPVRVDVRIVAATNEDLPEKAARGEFRADLLDRLSFEVITLPPLRVREGDVEVLADYFGRRMAAELGWEGWPSFAPHVTEQMVAHDWPGNVRELRNVVERAVYRWDDWNEPIGHAQFDPFDSPWKPVSPVKRPPQAAPAAAGATAPHGAGPDFEHIDDLRTAVDDHERAIVEHALGKHRWNQRQTAKALGLSYDQLRHCIKKHGLMQEAD
- the pspA gene encoding phage shock protein PspA → MTLPPDHDPLGPERNSPDSPQDAPGRPRTNLSRLEEEVERLRRSPTPTREGGRAKDSGFGSDFFSTGAPLMGIFSRTRDIIAANFNDMLDKADDPQKMIRMIILEMEETLVEVRASAARTIADQKEMHRHTVKLDKLQADWGEKAQLALSKDREDLARAALVERKKASDMSDQLKQEISVLDDALRAYEQDIQKLQNRLREARSRQTAIAARLESAENRVKLRSLMTNERVDDALSRFDQLERRVDYAEGRADALQIADGKNSPNLADEIAALEGADAIDDELEQMKKALGKGSAPKED
- the pspB gene encoding envelope stress response membrane protein PspB; translated protein: MEEVLFIAALFIALPWIVLHYITKWKTSATITTDDEALLEELYNLAKRLDDRMDTVERLVASDNPDFKPARLVHDSEVDNQQLRELEQLMAEKKGASQ
- the pspC gene encoding envelope stress response membrane protein PspC, which codes for MNSPRTTLYRDKQNAKFMGVLSGIADYTGVNALWVRLGFLILAISMGWPILAYFAAGILLNKKPPHLYTDQDESKYWQRVRQNPKRTAREIRAKMKDVDRRLAEVETFYVSSNPRLNAEIERLR
- a CDS encoding SufE family protein — encoded protein: MRNLDDIAEEYEFLEGDERYRLLIELGRELEPMPDALKTDATLVRGCSAAVWVYPTGEADKLRFLADSNAAITKGIVALVISAVQDKPAEEVAQMDVTAALEPFDLKNQLSSNRTQGVPNMISLVKEHAARIAAG